A genomic window from Chanodichthys erythropterus isolate Z2021 chromosome 1, ASM2448905v1, whole genome shotgun sequence includes:
- the LOC137037574 gene encoding NACHT, LRR and PYD domains-containing protein 3-like, with the protein MSEERGKDSLSKMSLSEKQSERSDSDVFSFVHLKSFWSKGEGPKFSERKPSTNKSERSDSHVSSSVSVKSDCSKGEAPNFSERKPSTNKSVRSDSDVSSSVSVKSDCSKGEAPNFSERKPSTNKRVQWKTSDIQTHRKHESFKDNLLGIFQDLESKIITFLKNELEKFKKILLKENTQYFVNDFNENRCSTKAAALDLTLHYLREMKQDEAADALEDELLFIHQLKCGLKKKYQCVFEGIAKQGDSTLLNNIYTDLYITQGGSEQVNTEHEVRQIEVASRRHESQEIQVKCTQLFEAPEQGKEIRTVLTKGVAGIGKSVSVQKFVLDWAEGKENQDIRFIFPLPFREMNLMEKETLSLMDLITQFFPETKGLNLTRRNQFKVLFILDGLDECRLPLKFDCNETWRDVSSPASLDVLLTNLMKGNLLPSALIWITTRPAAASKIPPDCIDRLTEIRGFNDAQKEEYFKKRFTDQNQANTIIDHVKKSKSLFIMCHIPVFCWISATVLKNILEEKGNNDVKINQADEISKTQQESNTEDTPKTLTQMYTHFLRFQIQQSRRKYDGEFTPDVSWDKDAILSLGKLAFHQLDRNNVIFYDTDLEACGIDVYKASVYSGMCTQIFKEETGITLGTMYCFVHLSIQEFIAALYAHLFLDISKTRVFDHESTEQKNKNETMIDFLKTAVDKALESDNGHLDLFLRFLLGLSLQSNRRLLRGLLSQQDDNDQSNKRIVQYIKQKLEDNLPAERSINLFYCLNELNDQTLVKEIQTHLSKGSLSSGDLSPAQWSALVFVLLTSEEELEEFDLQKFKQSDECLIRLSAVIKTSRRALLNNCNLTDKSCSALVTVLGSDTNLKELNMNNNNLQDSGVKQLCTGLTNIKCKLEILSLSCCDMTDEGCSALTKALKSNPSHLRELNLSRNKLGDSGVKNLSDLLMNPQFKLEKLHLSDCSITEKQCDILTSALNSNPSHLRELNLSRNKLGDSGVKNLRDLLMNPQSKLEKLDLSYCSITEKQCVILTSALKSNPSHLRELNLNWNNLGDSGVKNLSDLLKNPQFKLEKLHLSYCSITEKQCLILTSALKSNPSHLRELDLSWNKLGDSGVKHLCDILKDSHCKLERLNLHYCGITDVSSLTQYLTNSKALQFLKELDLSYNKIGDSERKLRDVIRESNCVLRVDKF; encoded by the exons TGAAAGATCAGACTCACATGTGTCCAGCTCTGTGTCTGTGAAGAGTGACTGTTCAAAAGGTGAAGCACCAAACTTCAGTGAGAGAAAACCATCAACTAACAAAAg TGTAAGATCAGACTCAGATGTGTCCAGCTCTGTGTCTGTGAAGAGTGACTGTTCAAAAGGTGAAGCACCAAACTTCAGTGAGAGAAAACCATCAACTAACAAAAG GGTTCAATGGAAGACATCAGACATTCAGACTCACAGGAAACATGAGAGTTTCAAAGACAATCTCCTAGGGATCTTCCAG GATCTTGAGAGCAAAATAATCACATTTCTGAAGAATGAACTAGAAAAGTTTAAGAAAATATTACTGAAAGAAAACACTCAATACTTTGTGAATGACTTTAATGAGAATAGATGCAGTACCAAAGCAGCAGCTCTTGATCTCACACTACATTACCTGAGAGAGATGAAGCAAGATGAAGCTGCTGATGCTCTAGAAG ATGAGCTGCTCTTCATTCATCAGCTCAAATGTGGCCTAAAGAAGAAGTATCAATGTGTGTTTGAAGGAATTGCGAAGCAAGGTGACTCCACACTTCTGAATAACATCTACACAGATCTCTATATCACTCAGGGTGGCAGTGAACAGGTCAATACTGAACATGAGGTCAGACAGATTGAAGTTGCTTCCAGGCGTCATGAATCTCAAGAGATACAGGTTAAATGCACACAATTGTTTGAAGCTCCTGAACAAGGCAAGGAGATCCGAACTGTTCTGACAAAAGGAGTCGCTGGCATCGGAAAATCAGTCTCTGTGCAAAAGTTTGTTCTGGACTGGGCTGAAGGAAAAGAAAATCAAGATATCAGATTCATATTTCCTCTTCCATTCAGAGAGATGAACTTAATGGAGAAAGAAACACTAAGTTTGATGGACCTTATAACTCAGTTTTTCCCAGAGACAAAAGGACTGAACCTTACAAGAAGGAATCAATTCAAAGTCCTGTTCATCCTTGATGGATTGGACGAATGTCGGCTTCCTCTGAAGTTTGATTGTAATGAGACGTGGCGTGATGTATCATCACCAGCCTCTCTGGATGTTCTCCTAACGAACCTCATGAAGGGAAATCTGCTTCCttctgctctcatctggatcaccACCAGACCAGCAGCTGCCAGTAAGATTCCTCCTGACTGTATCGACCGGCTGACAGAGATACGAGGATTCAATGATGCTCAAAAGGAAGAGTACTTCAAGAAAAGATTCACGGATCAGAATCAGGCCAACACAATCATTGATCATGTTAAAAAATCAAAGAGTCTCTTTATCATGTGCCACATCCCAGTCTTCTGCTGGATTTCAGCCACTGTTCTCAAGAACATTCTGGAGGAGAAAGGAAATAATGATGTGAAAATCAATCAGGCTGATGAGATCTCTAAAACACAGCAGGAATCAAACACTGAAGACACTCCCAAGACTCTGACACAAATGTACACACACTTTCTCCGCTTTCAGATCCAGCAGAGCCGCCGAAAGTATGATGGAGAATTCACACCAGATGTTTCCTGGGATAAAGACGCCATCCTTTCACTGGGGAAACTGGCATTTCATCAGCTGGACAGAAACAATGTGATCTTCTATGACACAGACCTGGAAGCCTGTGGTATTGACGTCTATAAGGCATCAGTGTACTCAGGCATGTGTACCCAGATCTTTAAGGAGGAAACAGGGATCACTCTTGGTACCATGTACTGCTTTGTTCACTTGAGCATTCAAGAGTTTATTGCAGCCCTTTATGCACATCTGTTTCTAGACATCAGCAAGACAAGAGTGTTTGATCATGAGTCTAcagaacagaaaaacaaaaatgaaaccaTGATTGATTTTCTCAAGACTGCAGTGGACAAGGCGCTCGAGAGTGACAATGGACACCTGGACCTTTTCCTTCGCTTCCTCCTCGGTCTGTCACTCCAGTCCAATCGACGACTCTTACGAGGTCTGTTATCACAGCAAGATGACAATGACCAGAGCAACAAGAGAATAGTTCAGTACATCAAGCAGAAATTAGAAGATAATCTGCCTGCAGAGAGATCCATCAATCTGTTCTACTGTCTGAATGAACTGAATGACCAAACTCTGGTGAAGGAGATTCAGACCCACCTTAGCAAAGGAAGTCTCTCATCTGGTGACCTTTCACCTGCCCAGTGGTCTGCTTTGGTCTTTGTGTTGTTGACATCAGAGGAAGAGCTGGAGGAGTTTGATCTTCAGAAATTCAAGCAATCAGACGAGTGTCTCATTAGATTATCGGCAGTCATCAAAACCTCCAGAAGAGCTCT GTTGAATAATTGTAACTTAACAGACAAAAGCTGTTCAGCTCTGGTTACAGTTCTGGGATCAGATACTAATCTGAAAGAGCtgaatatgaataataataacttgcaggattcaggagtgaagcAGCTCTGCACTGGACTGACAAATATAAAGTGCAAATTGGAGATATTGAG TTTAAGCTGCTGTGATATGACAGATGAAGGTTGTTCTGCTCTGACTAAagctctgaaatcaaacccatcacacctgagagagctgaaccTGAGCAGGAATAAACTAGGAGACTCTGGAGTGAAAAACCTCAGTGATCTACTGATGAACCCACAATTCAAGCTGGAGAAACTACA tCTGAGTGATTGCAGTATTACAGAGAAACAGTGTGACAtcctgacttcagctctgaacTCAAACccatcacacctgagagagctgaaccTGAGCAGGAATAAACTAGGAGACTCTGGAGTGAAAAACCTCAGAGATCTACTGATGAACCCACAATCCAAGCTGGAGAAACTAGA TCTGAGTTACTGCAGTATTACAGAGAAACAGTGTGTCAtcctgacttcagctctgaaatcaaacccatcacacctgagagagctgaaccTGAACTGGAATAATCTAGGAGACTCTGGAGTGAAAAACCTCAGTGATCTACTGAAGAACCCACAATTCAAGCTGGAGAAACTACA tCTGAGTTACTGCAGTATTACAGAGAAACAGTGTCTCAtcctgacttcagctctgaaatcaaacccatcacacctgagagagctggacctgagCTGGAATAAACTAGGCGACTCAGGAGTGAAGCACCTATGTGACATACTGAAGGATTCACACTGTAAACTGGAGAGATTGAA TCTACATTACTGTGGCATTACAGATGTTTCTTCTTTAACTCAGTATTTGACTAACTCAAAAGCACTGCAGTTTTTAAAAGAGCTTGATCTGAGTTACAATAAGATAGGAGACTCAGAGCGGAAGCTCCGTGACGTGATACGAGAGTCAAACTGTGTCCTGAG AGTAGATAAATTTTAA